In Elusimicrobiota bacterium, the following are encoded in one genomic region:
- a CDS encoding XdhC family protein, translating into MNSIRPGELLELVEIMEDLIVGDSRPAALATVVSLDGSVYSRAGAMAVLVAGPAERSGVIPAFELSAPWRRACEELFAGSGSRLSSFETAEDDPILGFGLGAPGRLEVFFEPINFKLLEPLRRIREIILRDQGLVCVLRVEGGRVGQRVLYSPNHPSVRECYRETSPELVESASSGGTERDFLCPIRPMGKVLIFGSGRDAAKLSRHLSGLGFSVYAADPRPGRLGTEEWGSRRFALIEGGWEQMRRAAVPDEETSIVVMTHSYALDLETLQGALKSPASYVGLIGPARRTRKILAELSVLEVLPRPGILFAPAGLDLGAETPEETALSVASEILAVRSGRGGRSISGRGRDLATMTGRRARSQVPRGRVARMAAQELELPFIPPQRRGF; encoded by the coding sequence ATGAACAGCATCCGTCCGGGGGAACTCCTGGAGCTTGTCGAGATCATGGAGGACCTCATAGTCGGGGACTCCAGGCCCGCTGCCCTGGCCACCGTGGTTTCCTTGGACGGCTCGGTTTACAGCCGGGCAGGAGCCATGGCCGTTCTGGTTGCTGGGCCGGCCGAGCGCTCGGGCGTTATTCCCGCGTTCGAGCTCAGCGCTCCTTGGAGGCGGGCCTGCGAGGAACTCTTCGCGGGCTCTGGGTCCCGCCTATCGAGCTTCGAGACTGCCGAGGACGATCCCATACTCGGCTTCGGGCTCGGGGCTCCGGGGCGCCTGGAGGTGTTCTTTGAGCCCATCAACTTTAAACTTCTCGAGCCTTTGCGCAGGATCCGAGAGATTATCCTGCGCGACCAGGGCTTGGTCTGCGTCTTGCGCGTGGAGGGCGGGCGCGTCGGGCAAAGGGTTCTTTACAGCCCCAACCATCCGAGCGTTAGGGAATGCTACCGGGAGACGAGCCCGGAGCTGGTGGAAAGCGCGTCGTCGGGGGGAACCGAACGGGATTTTCTATGCCCCATCCGGCCGATGGGGAAGGTCCTGATTTTCGGCTCGGGCCGGGACGCGGCCAAGCTTTCCCGGCATCTCTCCGGCCTGGGCTTCAGCGTGTACGCGGCCGATCCCCGGCCCGGCCGTCTCGGAACCGAGGAGTGGGGGTCGCGCCGATTCGCCTTGATCGAGGGCGGCTGGGAGCAGATGCGCCGGGCCGCGGTTCCCGATGAGGAAACATCGATCGTGGTCATGACCCATTCCTACGCCCTGGATTTGGAGACGCTTCAGGGAGCTCTCAAGAGCCCGGCTTCCTACGTGGGGCTTATCGGTCCGGCGCGGAGGACCCGAAAGATCCTGGCGGAGCTTTCGGTCCTGGAGGTCTTGCCCCGCCCCGGGATTCTTTTCGCCCCGGCCGGCCTCGACCTCGGCGCCGAGACCCCCGAGGAGACGGCCTTGAGCGTGGCCTCCGAGATTTTAGCTGTCCGCTCGGGCCGCGGAGGCCGCAGCATTTCGGGCCGCGGTCGGGACTTGGCGACCATGACGGGCCGCAGGGCCCGAAGCCAGGTGCCGCGCGGCCGCGTCGCCCGCATGGCGGCCCAGGAGCTCGAGCTTCCCTTTATTCCCCCGCAACGGCGCGGCTTCTGA
- the hisS gene encoding histidine--tRNA ligase, with translation MGLSVTPPSGFRDCLPDSCLRRAGAAAAISKVYRSFGFMPIATPAVESLEVLMGKGAGENEKLIFKILKRGEKLAESLEGGELADLGLRFDLTLPLARFYSRYAGQLPRPFKAFQIGPVWRAERAQKGRYREFYQCDADIIGSESLLCEVEVIHAISSAFLALKIPQPAVIINDRSLLHAVLAQAQVPQEKAGQVCVLLDKLDKVEREEVLAELAPLVGAAPVRTLESALMSDQPDLDRLRAADAAALARLLEIQKTLAGLLEPGCVKISPSLARGLDYYTGTVFEFRLPGLSGSLGGGGRYDRLTEKFGGAPVPACGGSLGFERLMLLLEESSESQAPPGPDACVTVFSKELRSLSIAAARKLRAAGWETDLYAGTGKLKAQFKYADARHAKLAVIIGPEEAAGGQVKVKDLKTGEERLLSLEELRSRAVAGE, from the coding sequence ATGGGACTCTCCGTCACTCCCCCCTCCGGCTTTCGGGACTGCCTCCCGGACTCCTGCCTGCGCCGCGCCGGGGCCGCGGCCGCGATCTCCAAGGTCTACCGCTCCTTCGGCTTCATGCCCATCGCAACCCCCGCGGTGGAAAGCCTCGAGGTGCTCATGGGCAAGGGCGCGGGGGAGAACGAGAAGCTCATCTTCAAGATCTTGAAGCGCGGGGAGAAGCTCGCCGAGTCCCTGGAAGGAGGCGAGCTCGCCGATCTGGGGCTGCGCTTCGATCTGACCTTGCCCCTGGCCAGGTTCTACAGCCGCTACGCAGGCCAGCTTCCCCGGCCCTTCAAGGCCTTCCAGATCGGGCCGGTCTGGCGCGCCGAAAGGGCCCAGAAGGGACGCTACCGGGAATTCTACCAATGCGACGCCGACATCATCGGCTCGGAGAGTCTCCTCTGCGAGGTCGAGGTCATCCACGCCATTTCAAGCGCCTTCCTGGCCCTTAAAATTCCCCAGCCCGCGGTGATCATCAACGACAGGTCGCTGCTTCACGCGGTCCTGGCCCAGGCCCAGGTGCCCCAAGAAAAGGCGGGACAGGTCTGCGTGCTGTTGGACAAGCTCGACAAGGTCGAGCGGGAGGAGGTCCTGGCGGAACTCGCGCCCCTGGTCGGGGCCGCGCCGGTCCGGACCCTGGAGTCCGCCTTGATGTCGGATCAGCCCGATTTGGACCGGCTCCGCGCGGCCGACGCCGCGGCCTTGGCGCGCCTCCTGGAAATACAAAAAACCCTGGCCGGGCTCCTGGAGCCAGGCTGCGTCAAGATCTCCCCGAGCCTGGCCCGCGGACTCGACTATTACACGGGCACCGTGTTCGAGTTCAGGCTGCCCGGTCTTTCGGGCTCGTTGGGAGGGGGCGGCCGCTACGACCGGCTGACCGAGAAATTCGGCGGCGCGCCGGTGCCGGCCTGTGGGGGAAGTTTAGGCTTTGAGCGCCTCATGCTTCTCCTGGAGGAATCCTCCGAGAGCCAAGCTCCTCCCGGCCCGGACGCCTGCGTGACCGTGTTCTCGAAGGAGCTGCGCTCCCTATCCATCGCGGCCGCGCGGAAGCTGCGCGCCGCGGGCTGGGAAACGGACCTTTACGCCGGAACGGGAAAGCTCAAGGCCCAATTCAAGTACGCCGACGCCCGGCACGCCAAGCTCGCCGTGATCATCGGGCCGGAGGAGGCCGCAGGGGGCCAGGTCAAGGTCAAGGACTTGAAAACCGGCGAGGAGCGCCTCTTAAGCCTGGAGGAACTCAGAAGCCGCGCCGTTGCGGGGGAATAA
- a CDS encoding PD-(D/E)XK nuclease family protein, producing MALTVKYGPFHPHLERAFVEKLARLKAESPWAPVAVVAPSRRMVGRLERLAAVEGGQSLLNVHFHTFFSLAQRLLEEGEPSPKAWIGDSAFLDKTLDQLLEQRPELGALFMGVARPKALAKVLRASLKDLMDAGVSAHALAEHFAGELGLPPAEKERLWALLRLAEAYEKRLEELGLLASSGLTRLAAERAEGSRYLAGFKEILYYGFYDLTGLQLEFFEAVTAAHPCVLFFPYERARPAYKFAQSFFEEKLLRHEVEELSLSPGQTEGPALQVINASGARDEVWACAKEILRLVENEGYRYEDIGVAARTLAPYRIQIMEVFGENAIPYDWDPGEPLLRHPIAKKALNLLVLAERDFPAPMVEDLFCSPYFQSPRGSGPRTPGRWRELVGRLGIRSGWLQWEGKLTGPLPEDSEKLRPEREALWSWLSGLRRELSAPAGSWGELARSSRAVLERHLGLAAQPQGPEAEAWDGVLQALESMAAFDSLGLPARRADFLEVLEAKLKAASLASSPGCRGVRVRDAMEARGDGFKILFMIGLKEKLFPRPVIEDPLLRDSARAALRHPAGYWISRKLAGHEEEKLLFHLLVSSARERLYAVYPRSDEAGKAEIASLYLRELCRARGADLSDERVNRRISRQPAEKLRSCEPQLLSPKEFSLRAGLEGGLPPCEALGLAGFDGELLRESFASLGPLSSWGGLGPRDGLSGPPAGYLRSLREKGISPSALESFARCPFQFFADRVLELGRDESPSEKGEFAAWARGRIYHGALERFYKNIRVEEGLDWVPRLEKVVEEVFSEYGWKELGIYPVLWLSVKRGVLSRLSDFIAWDLAQMRESGLSPAWLEKSLSAPCPGELPEGLSGLRLRGIVDRLDLDETGRRFRVVDYKTRLASKLKIAGLVAKGEMYQLPIYAELAQAELGAEARMISACLIPLEASGKGGKAQREHVYEGGEWERDRLSFLALLRERLAEISQGRFPIRPDDGEFGHCRYCDFSALCRKSHGPTRRRAHAAESRTGGKE from the coding sequence ATGGCGCTCACCGTAAAATACGGCCCTTTCCATCCCCATCTCGAGCGCGCCTTCGTCGAGAAGCTCGCCCGCCTCAAGGCCGAGAGCCCTTGGGCGCCGGTGGCCGTGGTAGCGCCCTCGCGGAGGATGGTGGGCAGACTCGAGAGGCTGGCGGCCGTGGAAGGGGGGCAAAGCCTTCTCAACGTCCATTTCCACACCTTCTTCAGCCTGGCCCAGCGCCTCCTCGAGGAGGGCGAGCCCTCGCCCAAGGCTTGGATCGGCGATTCCGCCTTCCTCGACAAGACCCTCGACCAGCTCCTCGAACAGCGCCCTGAGCTGGGGGCCCTGTTCATGGGAGTCGCGCGGCCCAAGGCCCTGGCCAAAGTGCTGCGGGCGAGCCTCAAGGACTTGATGGACGCCGGGGTCTCGGCGCATGCTCTGGCGGAGCACTTCGCGGGGGAGCTGGGCCTGCCCCCAGCCGAGAAGGAGAGACTTTGGGCTCTCTTGCGCCTGGCCGAGGCTTATGAAAAGCGATTGGAGGAGCTTGGCCTCCTCGCCTCTTCAGGCCTCACGCGCCTGGCCGCCGAGCGGGCGGAGGGCTCGCGGTACTTGGCGGGCTTCAAGGAAATCCTGTATTACGGGTTCTACGACTTGACCGGGCTCCAGCTCGAATTTTTCGAGGCGGTCACGGCCGCGCATCCCTGCGTCCTGTTTTTTCCTTACGAGCGGGCTCGTCCCGCCTACAAATTCGCCCAGTCCTTCTTCGAGGAAAAGCTTTTGCGCCACGAGGTAGAAGAGCTCTCCCTCTCACCGGGCCAAACGGAAGGCCCGGCACTACAGGTCATCAACGCTTCCGGGGCCCGCGACGAGGTCTGGGCCTGCGCCAAGGAAATCCTGCGCCTGGTGGAGAACGAGGGCTACCGCTACGAGGACATAGGCGTGGCCGCCCGGACCTTGGCCCCCTATCGCATTCAGATCATGGAGGTTTTCGGCGAGAACGCCATCCCCTACGATTGGGATCCCGGCGAGCCTCTCCTGCGCCATCCCATCGCCAAGAAGGCCTTGAATCTGCTCGTCTTGGCGGAGCGGGATTTCCCGGCCCCCATGGTCGAGGATCTGTTCTGCTCTCCTTATTTCCAGTCCCCCCGGGGCTCGGGGCCGAGAACCCCCGGACGCTGGAGGGAGCTTGTCGGGCGCCTCGGGATTCGCTCCGGCTGGCTGCAATGGGAAGGCAAGCTCACCGGGCCCTTGCCCGAGGACTCGGAGAAGCTCCGCCCGGAACGCGAGGCCCTCTGGTCCTGGCTTTCCGGCTTGAGGCGGGAGCTATCCGCGCCGGCCGGGTCTTGGGGGGAGCTCGCGCGGTCTTCCCGCGCTGTCCTCGAGCGGCACCTGGGGCTTGCCGCCCAGCCCCAAGGCCCCGAGGCCGAGGCCTGGGACGGGGTCCTCCAGGCCCTCGAATCCATGGCGGCCTTCGATTCCCTAGGTCTGCCCGCGCGCCGGGCGGATTTCCTAGAAGTTCTCGAGGCCAAACTCAAGGCGGCCTCCTTGGCCTCTAGCCCCGGCTGCCGAGGGGTGCGCGTGCGCGACGCCATGGAGGCCCGAGGCGACGGGTTCAAGATCCTCTTCATGATCGGCCTCAAGGAGAAGCTCTTCCCGCGTCCGGTTATCGAGGATCCCCTCTTGCGCGACTCCGCCCGGGCCGCCCTGCGCCATCCCGCCGGCTACTGGATTTCCCGCAAATTGGCCGGGCACGAGGAGGAGAAACTCTTGTTCCACCTTCTCGTCTCCTCGGCTCGGGAAAGGCTTTACGCCGTGTACCCGCGCTCCGACGAGGCCGGCAAGGCAGAGATCGCCTCCTTGTACTTGCGCGAGCTGTGCCGCGCCCGGGGCGCGGATTTGTCGGACGAGCGCGTCAACCGGAGGATTTCCCGCCAGCCGGCCGAAAAACTGCGCTCCTGCGAGCCCCAGCTTTTGTCTCCCAAGGAATTCTCGCTGCGCGCCGGCCTCGAAGGGGGCCTTCCCCCCTGCGAGGCCTTGGGCCTGGCGGGCTTCGATGGAGAGCTTCTCCGGGAATCCTTCGCGTCGCTCGGGCCCCTCTCGTCCTGGGGGGGCCTCGGCCCCCGGGACGGCTTGTCGGGCCCGCCCGCGGGCTATTTGAGGAGCCTGCGCGAGAAGGGAATCTCCCCGAGCGCCCTGGAGAGCTTCGCCCGGTGTCCCTTCCAATTCTTCGCCGACCGTGTGCTGGAGCTGGGCCGGGATGAATCTCCCTCGGAGAAGGGGGAATTCGCGGCTTGGGCCCGGGGCAGAATCTACCACGGGGCCCTCGAGCGCTTCTACAAGAATATCCGTGTTGAGGAAGGTCTGGATTGGGTTCCCCGTCTTGAGAAGGTCGTGGAGGAGGTCTTCTCTGAGTACGGCTGGAAAGAGCTCGGCATCTACCCGGTGCTCTGGCTCTCGGTCAAGCGAGGGGTTTTGTCCCGCCTGAGCGACTTCATCGCCTGGGATTTGGCGCAAATGCGCGAGTCGGGCCTGAGTCCAGCCTGGCTCGAGAAAAGCCTCTCGGCCCCTTGCCCGGGGGAGCTGCCCGAGGGCCTTTCCGGGCTTCGCCTGCGCGGGATCGTGGACCGGCTGGACCTCGACGAGACCGGCCGTCGCTTCCGGGTGGTGGATTACAAGACGCGCCTTGCCTCCAAGCTCAAGATCGCCGGCCTTGTGGCCAAGGGCGAGATGTATCAGCTTCCCATTTACGCCGAGCTCGCCCAGGCCGAGCTCGGGGCCGAGGCGCGGATGATCTCGGCCTGCCTGATCCCGCTGGAGGCCTCCGGCAAGGGGGGCAAGGCCCAGCGCGAACATGTCTACGAGGGGGGTGAGTGGGAGCGCGACCGCCTTTCTTTCCTGGCGCTGCTCCGCGAGAGGCTTGCGGAAATTTCCCAGGGGCGCTTCCCTATCCGGCCCGATGACGGGGAATTCGGCCATTGCCGCTATTGCGATTTCTCGGCCCTCTGCCGGAAGAGCCACGGCCCCACCCGCCGGCGCGCGCATGCGGCCGAAAGCCGGACCGGGGGGAAAGAATGA
- a CDS encoding UvrD-helicase domain-containing protein: MSGPLPMDAADRSRALEALGSNLVVEAGAGTGKTTLLIGRILALLEGRPDREALPMDSLVVLTFTEKAAGELKWRLADELSKIAAAGAPAWAQKALEELEKAQIGTIHSFAAHLLRLYPVEAGVDPDFTVDEGDFFDELFEAEWSRWLDRELGEAAPRPQAWLDILALASLEDLEILARELSSEGLDLSLVGKPQKRVAAWLEEAAEALSGMASRNPLPHRSSKIAESLGDLTGRLRALAEAHRGPSPAALKPPDSRPLGKSAWPKNWDHAGQALYERARKIAERTSPQEEALVRRACALVEPFASALRREYRRRGFISFDGLLRWARDLVRDRLPVREELKKRYKALLIDEFQDTDPLQGEILLFLAEAEGRAARRWEDVELGPGRLFVVGDPKQSIYRFRGADIAAYQRFTERVLSGPMALSCDLQANFRSDLGLLEPVNAIFERIMRYEPGLQPPYKKLSAAKKPGPAAAAGPGLELICVAAADGRDKELAAEAVQRREAEWMADWIMESRGHGRRYRDVAILLRSAAPLEVLLDVFKGKNIPYAVEFEKYFYGTQEICDFLNLLRVLDNPEDRVSLAGLLRSALGGLEDRELYELARAGGLSYLKDPPASLERSRGRLGRLFKQLRDLRSQVGRRPLSEFVPLVLEKTFLLELASRAYHGQQTVSNLLKISRLASSANEERAMTLREFIELLGRHVHDLRKEGESPLADESFDAVRLMSIHKSKGLEFPVVFLANASGAPGGQSKRALSLTDWSAAVVGLRLPKLKAADASMAWLEVQEDIRQEHEALRLLYVALTRAKEKLFILGKVKPSGKSLSEILARAGAWPSEAGEDEAPAPSLGLPVRWIRAETDGAASSPERAMLSPGLSPTNFPSKTDADSWAAAWAERKIRRSQARSLPWTLSPSKLPRNEESGYASPNPLPSGPAIGTAALLGRICHKVLEQWDFRGSGPPLEELVAKTTLAVGRGSPGRHFKALGREAHGILSAFMGSDAARELARAEILGREIPFVYAQEGAVVRGVMDLVYRLGGEVVVVDYKTERAAPGREAALSLKYERQGAAYRAAVEKALGVKARFRLIPLRL; encoded by the coding sequence ATGAGCGGGCCTTTGCCGATGGACGCGGCCGACAGGAGCCGGGCCCTCGAGGCCCTCGGTTCCAACCTCGTGGTGGAGGCGGGAGCCGGCACGGGAAAGACCACGCTTCTCATCGGCCGGATCCTGGCGCTTCTCGAGGGGAGGCCGGATCGGGAGGCCCTGCCCATGGACTCGCTCGTGGTCCTCACTTTCACGGAGAAAGCGGCGGGCGAGCTCAAGTGGCGGCTGGCCGATGAGCTGTCCAAGATCGCGGCGGCCGGCGCGCCGGCCTGGGCCCAAAAGGCCCTGGAGGAGCTCGAGAAGGCCCAGATCGGCACGATTCATTCCTTCGCCGCGCACTTGCTGAGGCTTTATCCGGTGGAGGCGGGGGTGGACCCCGATTTCACGGTGGACGAGGGGGACTTCTTCGACGAGCTCTTCGAGGCGGAATGGTCCCGCTGGCTCGACCGCGAGCTGGGCGAGGCCGCGCCTAGGCCGCAGGCCTGGCTAGACATATTGGCGCTGGCCTCGCTGGAGGATTTGGAGATTCTCGCCCGGGAGCTGTCCTCGGAAGGCCTGGACTTAAGTCTTGTCGGCAAGCCCCAGAAAAGGGTGGCCGCCTGGCTCGAGGAGGCGGCCGAGGCCTTGTCGGGGATGGCGTCGCGAAATCCCCTGCCCCATCGCTCCTCCAAGATCGCGGAATCCTTGGGGGATCTGACCGGGCGCTTGAGGGCCTTGGCCGAGGCCCACCGCGGCCCGAGTCCCGCCGCGCTTAAGCCGCCGGACTCTCGTCCCCTAGGCAAGTCCGCCTGGCCCAAGAATTGGGATCACGCAGGGCAAGCCCTCTACGAGCGGGCCCGCAAGATCGCGGAGAGGACTTCCCCCCAGGAGGAGGCTTTGGTCCGCCGGGCCTGCGCCTTGGTCGAGCCTTTCGCCTCGGCCTTGCGCCGCGAATACCGCAGGCGAGGCTTTATCTCCTTCGACGGCCTCCTGCGCTGGGCCCGGGATCTCGTACGCGACCGCCTCCCGGTCCGCGAGGAGCTTAAAAAACGCTACAAAGCCCTTCTCATAGACGAGTTCCAGGACACCGATCCCCTGCAGGGGGAGATACTGCTCTTCCTCGCCGAGGCGGAGGGCCGGGCCGCGCGGCGCTGGGAGGACGTGGAGCTGGGCCCGGGCCGGCTCTTCGTGGTGGGGGACCCCAAACAGTCCATCTACCGCTTCCGCGGGGCCGACATCGCGGCCTACCAGCGCTTTACCGAGCGCGTCCTAAGCGGTCCTATGGCCCTCTCCTGCGATTTGCAGGCCAACTTCCGCAGCGATCTGGGGCTCCTTGAGCCGGTCAACGCGATTTTCGAGCGCATCATGCGCTACGAGCCGGGCCTCCAGCCTCCGTACAAGAAGCTTTCCGCGGCCAAGAAGCCCGGGCCGGCGGCCGCCGCCGGCCCGGGCTTGGAGCTGATCTGCGTCGCGGCGGCCGATGGACGGGATAAGGAGCTCGCGGCCGAGGCCGTCCAGCGCCGGGAGGCGGAATGGATGGCGGACTGGATCATGGAGAGCCGCGGGCACGGGCGCCGGTACAGGGACGTGGCGATACTTCTGCGCAGCGCAGCACCCCTCGAGGTCCTCCTCGACGTTTTCAAGGGCAAGAACATCCCCTACGCCGTCGAGTTCGAGAAATATTTTTACGGCACGCAGGAGATCTGCGATTTCCTGAATCTCCTGCGCGTCCTGGACAACCCCGAGGACCGCGTCTCCCTGGCCGGGCTCCTGCGCTCCGCGCTGGGAGGGCTTGAGGACCGGGAGCTCTACGAGCTCGCTCGAGCGGGGGGGCTCTCCTACCTCAAGGACCCTCCCGCCAGCCTCGAGCGCTCCCGCGGGCGCCTGGGCCGGCTGTTTAAGCAGCTGCGCGATCTCAGGAGCCAGGTCGGCCGCCGGCCCTTGTCCGAGTTCGTGCCCCTGGTCCTAGAGAAGACCTTCCTTCTCGAGCTGGCCTCCAGGGCCTACCACGGCCAACAGACGGTCTCCAACCTCCTCAAGATATCTCGCCTGGCCTCCTCGGCCAACGAGGAGCGCGCCATGACGCTCCGGGAATTCATCGAGCTCTTGGGCCGGCACGTCCATGATTTGCGCAAGGAGGGGGAAAGCCCGCTTGCCGACGAGTCCTTCGACGCGGTGCGCCTCATGAGCATCCACAAGTCCAAGGGCTTGGAGTTCCCCGTGGTGTTCCTGGCCAACGCCTCCGGCGCGCCGGGAGGCCAAAGCAAGCGCGCGCTTTCCCTAACGGATTGGAGTGCCGCCGTGGTCGGCCTGCGCCTGCCCAAGCTCAAGGCCGCGGACGCTTCCATGGCCTGGCTCGAGGTCCAAGAGGACATCCGGCAGGAGCACGAGGCCCTGCGCCTGCTGTACGTGGCTCTCACCCGGGCCAAGGAGAAGCTGTTCATCCTGGGCAAGGTCAAGCCTTCCGGCAAGTCGCTCTCCGAGATCCTGGCCAGGGCCGGGGCCTGGCCTTCAGAGGCCGGTGAGGACGAGGCACCAGCTCCAAGCCTCGGCTTGCCGGTGCGCTGGATCAGGGCTGAGACGGACGGCGCGGCATCCAGCCCGGAACGAGCCATGCTCTCGCCTGGCCTGTCTCCGACCAACTTCCCAAGCAAGACGGACGCCGATTCATGGGCCGCGGCCTGGGCCGAGCGAAAGATCCGGCGCAGCCAAGCTCGGAGCCTGCCCTGGACGCTGAGCCCCTCGAAGCTCCCGCGCAATGAGGAATCCGGCTACGCGTCGCCGAACCCTTTGCCCAGCGGTCCGGCGATCGGGACGGCGGCCCTCCTGGGGCGGATCTGCCATAAGGTTTTAGAACAGTGGGATTTTCGCGGCTCGGGCCCCCCGCTTGAGGAGCTTGTCGCCAAGACCACGCTGGCCGTCGGCCGCGGGTCTCCGGGCCGCCACTTCAAGGCCTTGGGCCGCGAGGCCCATGGGATTTTGTCGGCCTTCATGGGATCCGACGCCGCCCGGGAACTGGCCCGGGCCGAGATACTGGGGAGGGAGATTCCGTTCGTCTATGCCCAGGAAGGCGCCGTCGTGCGCGGGGTCATGGACCTGGTCTACCGCCTGGGCGGCGAGGTCGTGGTCGTTGATTATAAAACCGAGCGCGCGGCCCCGGGTAGGGAAGCCGCCCTCTCCCTCAAGTACGAACGCCAGGGCGCGGCTTACCGCGCGGCCGTGGAGAAAGCCCTGGGTGTTAAGGCCCGGTTCCGGCTTATTCCTCTGCGGCTTTGA